The window gGACCCTAccgattagaaaaaaaattgtacctCTGATATCCCTTGATCATTCGAATTAAGTTTCTTGTGGTGTTTTAATAttgtatatagatagataggtGCAAAGACTAACTTATAACGCCcctgatttttttctttattatgtCACAGCATCAACATTGTTGCTTTGCATCAATtgagcttatatatatatgtgtgtgtgcgcgcgcgcgcaTTGAATAGCACAGCTGTGGTTCACGTGATCGGGAGAGATATATTAGCATCGCAACGACCCGCTCTTACTCGACAAAAATGGTACTCGACTTGACTGCAAGCATGTTGTACTGTATCAGTATATCAAGACTCAAGAGTATCCTTTTAGTCAGTAATAAgctacatattatatatagattggcCTAGACCTATAAGAAAGCTAGAAGACAATGTGGACATGTACATTCTATCAACTACTTGGCCCATGGCAAGAGGAAACCCATTAACAACATGATGTGAAATAAAATGTCCTCGATCGATAAGATACATTTTGTTGGTGTCGTAAAGGAGCTCAAAAGCTCGAGCTAACTCCTATTATGGCCACCTATGGCCTCAATCCAACTCCCACGAGTTGGGGAGCATTATTAGGATGACTCTGCGTAACTCAGATGTACTCAATAAACCTACCTTCTCCGAACTTGAAAACGAAGCGTAGCTCTTCAATGGTGACGTAGGcggtgtttgataaattaagtacttaaaaattaagaacttaattagttaagagAAGAAATGTATAGGAATAAGGGAGAAATGAATAAGGATGAGAAAATTTTTGTGAGAGATAAAAGAGCATTAATAAGAGAAGAatgatttatttcattaagtcaaaattttatattaatttcattaagcaattttttacttaatgattaatttataattaacttttaagtacttatttaattaagttgaaatAAACGCACCCTTAATAGTCATCGTCTTAACCAGTTCATCAATCAAGTTTTGAGCGGGGGGTATATGGACCCGCAAACAGGCCCAATGGGCTTGAGGGATGTGACCCGCAGCTCTTCAAAAGCTGAGGCTGAGGCTAATTTCAGTTATGGACCCAATAGTTTCGTTTTTCTCATATCTGTCCGTTTAACTTTATTGGTTATCTCATTTCGACCCTTCCTGCCCATGTGAgtattctttcttttgtctttttatAAAAACCGATTATTCTTTCTTCAATTGTggcttttaataatttatatgtacttttttttcttctctctctggATATTTATCTTATCggtaaaaaattattcatataCTCGGACGCACGTTTAGTTCATAATTTTGAAGTtctagtaaaaaaaaattgcaactaataaaaaatgaaaatatgataAGCCCTTATACgccattattttttatcttataattttaattacaaTGATGATATGGCACACCTCAGCAGATAGTGCCATAAATATCCTTAACAACTAAATTGGATGAACTTTCACAGGATAGGCCAATTTACATGGGATGAAATGATGGCACAGGACATGGCTTCCTTAATCCTTATTTATGCTCCACTTTATATACCATTAAATTAACGAATAGAtacataagaaaaaaaaatcaaatatgaaaatgtgatataattgatatatattcttgatttcttataaatttattaacatttaatgaagtcctaaatttttttatactgATTTCGCCGTAGTAATATTTTgttaagaattttttaaaaaagaaggtTTTTGTGCATTGCATAGAATTTTAATGAACTTCTCTTTgcacataaaattttaaaatcccgATTATAGcttatggaaaaaaatagatatatgGTGATCCTAATGATTAATACCTTGAAGCACACATATTTCTTCAGGACTGTATCCTTGTACTCACTACGCATACTCATAGTTTATGAacttgtttttaaaattttcttactaTAATAAATAGGCGAAAATAAATATACCTAACTCACTCCATGGAACACtagtaataatatttttcacacCGTTACACGTAATAAAGgattctaaaaatttatttaatttcaggACCAACGTGCAACTTCTGCCAAAGTTTAAGGACGAAAAGGTAGGATCATCCTTGTAATAATTACCAAACCAAGGGGCCCAAACTTAAGTTCAcaattcttcttcttgtcgCCGACCTGACGTCAGCTCCTCTTCTCCACTTCCGCTTTCACGCGCACTCCGTTTCTCTGCAATTGGTAAGGCAAGGCTGCTGCTCTATCTTCTGCTGCCTATCCATCCATTCATccatcttccccttcttcaTTGTCAAAGCTATACCTGAGCTTTGATTCTTAAACATTTGTTAATGGAGATCATTCTTGGAACTGCTACTTGATCCCGAGAGCATATGGTCAGCTTCGTGTCCAACTGAAAAACAAGTAGTGTTATCATACACCCAAAAGGGTATAATTAATGTCTGGGATAATCTCACTCTCTCATTCGTGTTTCTTGCCCCGCTTGTATGCAGCTCCAAGGTTGGTTTTTGGGTTTGCGTGGTTTTCTCTGTAACCCACAATTCAACTGTTCTTCTGTTGCTCTGCTGAACTGCTGATTAGaattatatcaatttcatGGCTGAAAAGACGGTTTGATTCACTGAAACAGGAGGGTTGTGAGGATGTCTGCAGCTGAAACGAAACTCACGCCAATGAAATTGGGGTCACTGACTGTGAAGCCGCCTTCTCATCCCACTTACGATTTGAAGGGTATCATCAAGCTGGCCCTTACCGAAGATGCCGGGAATCGAGGTACGATCAGTTCTCTGTTCTCTCAGTGTTAGTGGCCTTCTGCTCAGTGTCTGGGATATACTATGCCACGGTTGCTTCTTTCCATGTTATTTCAGTTATGGTCCGTTTAGTGGGATTGGATATGGGAGCATTTGGATTATGATTCGTAATTCCGACATTTTTGCTGTTTCCCAATTGTGGTTGCACAATAGTTACTATAGATTGCTGGTGCACCTTTTCACGGGTTTGAGCTGTTAGAAGAATCAAATTACTTGAGATGAAACGTGATTCTAGTTAAATATCGttcccttttctttcctttgtttctctttttgcTTTTCTGTTACATTGATACCGAATTCGTGAGTCAATATGCTTGAAGCCTGCATTTACGGCATATACTGTTGGCGTTTGCCTTTTGTTGTGGCCAGGAGTAGTTACTGAGCAGTTAAAATGTCATACAGAAGTTAAACCCGTTTTGGTCTTTCTTAGTCACTCAGACTTCCATTGTTGTAGACGTATTCTGTTCTGGAAACTAAATGGACAAATCAAATTTGGTCCTGTGTTCCTCAATATATGCTCCTTTGCATTCTTCTCCATCATACAGAAATGCTTGATGAGTCTTAGAAATGAACTCTTCTATTTTAGCAGTTTGTAACTAAACAATATCTTTGGTGAATTTGCTAGGCGACGTGACCTGTATGGCCGTGATTCCAACTGACATGGAAGTGGAGGCCCATTTTTTGGCAAAGGAGGATGGTGTTGTTGCCGGAATTGCTCTTGCAGAAATGGTGTTCCATGAGGTTGACCCTTCTCTCAAGGTATCTGGGGAACACGTTGACTTCTCTGTCTTTTGTGCATCTATGGAGATTTCAAAAAGTCTTGATCCATTTGAATACAGGTGGAGTGGTCTCAGGCTGATGGTGATTATGTTTGCAAAGGACTTCAGTTTGGAAAAGTTACTGGTAATCCATTCCTGGGAGAGTGTATCTGTGTCACTTGCATAACAGTCTAATGTCTTAGAGCATTTATTTCCTCTTACATGTTCAACAGCGTTCTGTTCAGTTCATTCAATTTGATCCCGATGGATGAGCAGGTCGGGCATACAGTGTTGTTGTAGCTGAAAGGGTTGTGCTGAATTTCATGCAGAGGATGAGTGGAATAGCAACTTTAACTAAGGTATTCTGGTCCCTTTGGACTTTTGAAATTGAATGAGTGAGGTTATGGGTGCTAGGTTATAATGAACTAATGTGGCTTTTTCTTTCTGTTATGAACTAATAAACCCATCCAAAGAACTATTTGAGCTAGGATCAGCTTGCCAATTCAAAGAAATAACATTTTCTGAGGGGCATAGAGTGTATACGGGAACATGAAGTGAACCGGATGGGAAATTTGTTAAACTTTGACATGCATGCTTAAGAAATATCATATGATTCTAACACCAAGTGTacctttttttcaaatattcttTGTATCACAGGGAAGTAGTTATCTGCTAAGTTGTGGCTTAGCTGtcttaaattatataatgatAGATAATGTGGTTGATCTGGCATATTTGGATTGcgttcatttttttcttcaggCAATGGCAGATGCTGCCCGCCCAGCTTGCATTTTAGAGACGAGAAAAACGGCGCCAGGTTTACGTCTAGTGGATAAGTGGGCGGTGCAAAATCTCTTCCTTGCACTTTATTCTCCCTATTTTCCTATTTCTTGCTTGTGAATTAATCACTGAACTTCTGAATGTCCTTTCAAATAGGTTCTCATTGGTGGAGGGAAAAACCACAGGATGGGCTTATTTGACATGGTGATGATAAAGGATAATCATATCTCTATTGCTGGGGGAGTCACAAATGCTATTAGATCTGTTGACATGTATTTGAACCAACAAAATCTCAAGATGGAAGTGGAGGTGCTTTCCCTGCACACCTTTGGTTCATTTCGTCTGATGGGTTGATAAGTAAATGGATGGAATGAATGTCATGgaattaaatttttctttcccttctAGTATATCAAATGGGCCACTAAAGTCTTACAAATTTGCATGACCAGTCTTTCAAATCAGTAATCTTTCTAATTTAAGCTGCTAAATTCATCTTGCGCTGTTTAAATTCTTACAGGTTGAAACAAGGA of the Punica granatum isolate Tunisia-2019 chromosome 6, ASM765513v2, whole genome shotgun sequence genome contains:
- the LOC116211934 gene encoding nicotinate-nucleotide pyrophosphorylase [carboxylating], chloroplastic isoform X1; translation: MSGIISLSHSCFLPRLYAAPRRVVRMSAAETKLTPMKLGSLTVKPPSHPTYDLKGIIKLALTEDAGNRGDVTCMAVIPTDMEVEAHFLAKEDGVVAGIALAEMVFHEVDPSLKVEWSQADGDYVCKGLQFGKVTGRAYSVVVAERVVLNFMQRMSGIATLTKAMADAARPACILETRKTAPGLRLVDKWAVLIGGGKNHRMGLFDMVMIKDNHISIAGGVTNAIRSVDMYLNQQNLKMEVEVETRTLDEVKEVLNYASQTETSVTRIMLDNMVVPLTNGDVDVSMLQEAVKLIDGKFETEASGNLTLETVHKIGQTGVTYISSGALTHSVRALDISLKIDTELALQVGRRTKRA
- the LOC116211934 gene encoding nicotinate-nucleotide pyrophosphorylase [carboxylating], chloroplastic isoform X2 — translated: MSAAETKLTPMKLGSLTVKPPSHPTYDLKGIIKLALTEDAGNRGDVTCMAVIPTDMEVEAHFLAKEDGVVAGIALAEMVFHEVDPSLKVEWSQADGDYVCKGLQFGKVTGRAYSVVVAERVVLNFMQRMSGIATLTKAMADAARPACILETRKTAPGLRLVDKWAVLIGGGKNHRMGLFDMVMIKDNHISIAGGVTNAIRSVDMYLNQQNLKMEVEVETRTLDEVKEVLNYASQTETSVTRIMLDNMVVPLTNGDVDVSMLQEAVKLIDGKFETEASGNLTLETVHKIGQTGVTYISSGALTHSVRALDISLKIDTELALQVGRRTKRA